AATTAAAACCGGATTGTCTCCTGCTTGTTTTTCCTGTAATTCAGAAGCAAATTTGAAACTATGAGCTGGAACCACACGATCATCGTGATCTCCAGTTGTTACCATTGTTGCAGGGTAATGTGTTCCTTTTTTAACGTTATGAACAGGAGAATATTCTTTTAAATACTCAAACATTTCTTTGTTATCCTGAGCAGTCCCATAATCAAATGCCCATCCAGCACCTGCAGTAAATGCATTGTAACGAAGCATATCCATAACTCCAACAGCTGGTAAAGCTACTTTCATTAAGTCAGGACGTTGTGTCATTGTTGCACCAACTAGTAATCCTCCATTAGATCCTCCACGAATAGCTAAATAATCTGAAGAAGTATATTTTTGAGCAATTAGATATTCCGCAGCAGCGATAAAATCATCAAATACATTTTGTTTTTGAAGCTTTGTTCCCGCATTATGCCATTTTTTTCCGTATTCACCGCCTCCTCTTAAGTTAGCAACGGCATAAACGCCACCATTTTCCATCCAAACCGCATTTCCAATACTGAAACTTGGCGTTAAACTAACATTGAATCCGCCATAACCGTACAAAATGGTTGGATTTTTACCATCTAATTTTGTTCCTTTTTTATAAGTAATAATCATTGGGATTTTAGTGCCGTCTTTAGAAGTGTAGAATACTTGTTTAGATTCGTAATCTTCGCTTTTAAAATCTACTTTTGGCTTTTGATAAACTTCAGATTTACCAGATTTTGGTTCAAAAGAATAAATACTTCCAGGAGTTGTGTAATTAGTAAAGCTGTAGTACAAAATCTTTTCTTCTTTTTTACCGCCAAAACCGCCAGCAGAACCAACAGCAGGAAGTTTGATTTCGCGTACTAATTTTCCATTGTAATCATATTGCTGTACAAACGATACTGCGTCTTTTGTATAATTGGCAAAAAAGTATCCAGCACCTGTTGATGGACTTAAAACGTTCTCGGTTTCTTTGATAAAATCTTTCCAGTTTTCTACTTTCGGATTACTAGCATCTACAGTAACAACGCGAACATTTGGAGCATTAAGATCAGTTTCGATGAACAGTTTACTGCCTTCATTTTCAATAATTGAATTAGAGCTATTGAAGTTATCTACAATAGTAACAATTGGACTATTTGGTTTAGTCAAGTCCTTGATGTATAATTCATTTCCGTAAGTTGAATTAGCGGCAGTAATAATCAAATAACGATCATCTTCTGTAACATAGCCACCAATGTATCTTCTTTTTTGATCTGCTCCAAAAATTACCTTATCGTCTTTTTGAGAAGTTCCCAGCTTGTGAAAATACAATTTATGCTGATCCGTTTTTGCAGATAATTCGCTTCCTTTTGGTTTTTCATAACTTGAATAATAAAAACCTTCATTTTTGTACCAAGAAACACCGCTGAATTTTATATCTACCAAGGTGTCTTCTAAAACTTTTTTAGATAAAGCATCAATGATGATTACTTTTCTCCAATCACTTCCGCCTTCGGAAATTGAGTAAGCTGCTTTATTTCCGTCTTTAGAAAAATTTAAACCTCCAAGAGAAGTTGTACCATCTTTAGAAAAAGTATTGGGATCTAGGAAAACTTCATCCTTTCCATCTTTTCCTTTTCTATATACTACAGATTGATTCTGAAGTCCGTTGTTTTTAGAATAATAAGTAAATTTTCCTTCTGTAAATGGAGCGCCAATTTTTTCGTAATTCCAAAGTTTTTCCATTCGTTTTTTAAGTTCTTCACGAAATGGAATTTTATCCAAGTATGCATAAGTTACTTCATTTTCAGCTTTTACCCAAGCTCCAGTTTCGGCAGATTTATCATCTTCTAACCAGCGGTAAGGATCGCTTACTTTGGTGTCGAAATATACATCAACCGTTTCTCCTTTTTTTGTATCAGGATATTTGATTTTATTTTGAGCAAATGAAATTCCTGCAGTTGTTAGTGCCATTAATAAAAAAGTTTTTTTCATAGTTTGTTTTTATCTGTTGTAACAAAAATAGTACTTTTTGTGAGAATTAATAAATGTTTAACCGCAAAGTACGCAAGGAAAAAAGCGCAAAGAGCGCAAAGTTTTTTATTTGCTTTGCGCTCTTTGCGCTTATCTTAGCGTCTTTGCGGTTAAATAAATTTTATAAGTTGAAATTAACTCCCAAAACGATGTTTCTTCCAATATTTGGAATACCGTCTGTTTTTAATCTTGAAAGGTGTGCAATATATTTTTTATCAAATAAATTGTTTCCGTTTAAGTTAATGTCAAAAGCAGTTTTTCCTAGTTTTACCGTTCCTCCAAAACCTAAATTGACCAAAGTATATCCTTTTGAAGCTGTTTCAAAACCACTCACATTATCCTGACTGAAAGTAGAAGAAACATTCAAAGAAGCAAAACCTTCGCTAAGCCAATTTTTGATGTTAAACTCAGTTCTAAGGGTATTATTCCAATTGTTGGCAGGAATTAATGGAAGATAATCTTTGTTCTCTTTTTTACCGGTAACCGTTTCAAAACTTGTTTCAAAATGCAGCCAATCCAAAGGATGCGGATGAAAGTGTAATCCAACTTCACCTCCGTACAATTGAGCATTATCTTGAACATAGGCAAAAACATCATTGTCCTCTAAAACTTCTCCTGTTGGAGATGTGTAGATATAATTGTTTACATGATTATAAAATCCGTTTACGAAAAATTCGAAATGAGTGTTCTTATATTCTAAATTCAAATCAGTTTGAACATTTTGTTCTGTTTTCAGATTTGCATTTCCAATTTCGTATCTATTAGTTCCTTCGTGAACACCATTTGAAGTTAACTCAGCTAAGTTTGGTGCTCTAAATCCCGTAGCAACATTTAAACGAAGAGTCAATGGTTCAGCCAATTTTGTTTTATAACCTA
This portion of the Flavobacterium panacagri genome encodes:
- a CDS encoding prolyl oligopeptidase family serine peptidase, with amino-acid sequence MKKTFLLMALTTAGISFAQNKIKYPDTKKGETVDVYFDTKVSDPYRWLEDDKSAETGAWVKAENEVTYAYLDKIPFREELKKRMEKLWNYEKIGAPFTEGKFTYYSKNNGLQNQSVVYRKGKDGKDEVFLDPNTFSKDGTTSLGGLNFSKDGNKAAYSISEGGSDWRKVIIIDALSKKVLEDTLVDIKFSGVSWYKNEGFYYSSYEKPKGSELSAKTDQHKLYFHKLGTSQKDDKVIFGADQKRRYIGGYVTEDDRYLIITAANSTYGNELYIKDLTKPNSPIVTIVDNFNSSNSIIENEGSKLFIETDLNAPNVRVVTVDASNPKVENWKDFIKETENVLSPSTGAGYFFANYTKDAVSFVQQYDYNGKLVREIKLPAVGSAGGFGGKKEEKILYYSFTNYTTPGSIYSFEPKSGKSEVYQKPKVDFKSEDYESKQVFYTSKDGTKIPMIITYKKGTKLDGKNPTILYGYGGFNVSLTPSFSIGNAVWMENGGVYAVANLRGGGEYGKKWHNAGTKLQKQNVFDDFIAAAEYLIAQKYTSSDYLAIRGGSNGGLLVGATMTQRPDLMKVALPAVGVMDMLRYNAFTAGAGWAFDYGTAQDNKEMFEYLKEYSPVHNVKKGTHYPATMVTTGDHDDRVVPAHSFKFASELQEKQAGDNPVLIRIDVKAGHGAGKSVAASIQENVDIQAFTLYNMGFKTLPKK